A stretch of Gaiellales bacterium DNA encodes these proteins:
- the sepF gene encoding cell division protein SepF codes for MAVYLGLVEDDHRYQDKYDSYGEYEDYDDQADRPEQIDEPDVRGVGRDGGVGRDGEVGGGYAGYQPADWRTEHVSQMTDLARITTLHPRTYNEARTIGEHFREGTPVIMNLTEMVDSDAKRLVDFAAGLIFGLRGSIERVTNKVFLLSPANVEVTAEDKARIAERGFFNQS; via the coding sequence ATGGCGGTCTACCTCGGCCTCGTCGAGGACGATCACCGCTACCAGGACAAGTACGACTCCTACGGTGAGTACGAGGACTACGACGATCAGGCCGACCGGCCCGAGCAGATCGACGAGCCCGACGTCCGTGGCGTGGGGCGGGACGGGGGAGTGGGGCGGGATGGGGAGGTAGGCGGGGGCTACGCAGGCTACCAGCCCGCCGACTGGCGCACGGAGCACGTCTCGCAGATGACCGATCTCGCCCGTATCACAACACTGCATCCTCGCACTTACAATGAAGCGCGTACTATTGGGGAACACTTCCGCGAAGGCACTCCGGTGATCATGAACCTAACCGAGATGGTCGACAGCGACGCAAAGCGTCTGGTCGACTTCGCGGCGGGGCTGATCTTCGGCCTGCGCGGGAGCATCGAGCGTGTGACGAACAAGGTCTTCCTGCTGTCGCCGGCGAACGTCGAGGTGACCGCGGAGGACAAGGCTCGCATCGCAGAGCGCGGCTTCTTCAATCAGAGCTAG
- a CDS encoding YggS family pyridoxal phosphate-dependent enzyme, with protein MTDPGRREELALRLADVRGRIAKACEAAGREASELTLIAVTKTRPASDVRLLSELGVADIGENRDAEAAPKAAECADLNLTWHFIGQLQTNKCASVARYASVVHSVDRQRLIGALGKAARRAGRVIECLVEVSLDGDPARGGAVAGEVPALAEALAAEEGLVLGGVMAIAPLSMPPADAFARLRVSAAAVREVRPGATVISAGMSGDLEAAVEAGATHLRIGTALLGDRGPRVR; from the coding sequence GTGACCGACCCCGGCCGGCGGGAAGAACTCGCCCTGCGGCTGGCCGACGTCCGCGGCCGTATCGCGAAGGCGTGCGAGGCGGCCGGGAGGGAGGCCAGCGAGCTGACGTTGATCGCGGTGACCAAGACCAGGCCCGCGTCCGACGTCCGGCTGCTCAGCGAGCTGGGCGTGGCTGACATCGGGGAGAATCGCGACGCCGAGGCGGCGCCGAAGGCCGCCGAGTGCGCCGACCTCAATCTCACCTGGCACTTCATTGGACAGCTGCAGACGAACAAGTGCGCCAGCGTGGCCCGGTACGCCAGCGTCGTGCATTCGGTGGACCGGCAGCGGCTGATCGGGGCCCTCGGCAAGGCCGCGCGACGGGCCGGGCGGGTGATCGAGTGCCTGGTCGAGGTGAGCCTGGACGGCGATCCGGCTCGCGGCGGGGCGGTCGCGGGGGAGGTTCCGGCCCTGGCCGAGGCGCTGGCGGCCGAGGAGGGGCTGGTGCTCGGCGGCGTGATGGCCATCGCGCCGCTATCCATGCCGCCGGCTGACGCGTTCGCGCGACTGAGGGTCAGCGCGGCCGCCGTGCGCGAGGTCAGGCCGGGTGCCACGGTGATCTCGGCCGGCATGAGCGGCGATCTGGAGGCCGCCGTCGAAGCCGGCGCGACACACCTGCGAATCGGTACGGCGTTGCTCGGCGATCGAGGGCCGCGTGTCAGGTAA